From Pelosinus fermentans DSM 17108, the proteins below share one genomic window:
- the pseC gene encoding UDP-4-amino-4,6-dideoxy-N-acetyl-beta-L-altrosamine transaminase: MKSIPYGRQDVNQADIEAVIEVLRSDWLTQGPTLERFEQKVAEYCGAKYAVAVNSATSALHIACMAAGLGLNDILWTSPNTFVASANCGRYCGAVVDFVDIDFRTYNMSVEKLEQKLALAKEQHKLPKVVIPVHFSGQSCEMDRISILAKEYGFTVIEDASHAIGSRYKGQEVGCGAYSDMTIFSFHPVKIVTTAEGGMVLTNKQELYERLIQFRSHGITRKQELMTEEAHGSWYYQQLDLGYNYRMTDIQAALGLSQMDRLDEFVMRRQGIAEKYNEKLQGLPIVLPWQHPDTYSAYHLYVICLEEDKITKTHKRVFEELRQAGIGVNLHYIPVHTQPYYRELGFDWGDFPVSEYYYQTAISIPMYSAMTDADQDYVIKTLKEVLL; encoded by the coding sequence ATGAAAAGCATTCCCTATGGTAGACAAGATGTTAATCAAGCTGATATCGAAGCTGTTATTGAAGTACTGCGATCCGATTGGTTAACCCAGGGACCTACTCTTGAGCGGTTTGAGCAGAAAGTAGCTGAGTATTGTGGTGCCAAGTATGCGGTAGCTGTAAATAGTGCTACGTCTGCTTTACATATTGCTTGCATGGCGGCTGGTCTTGGACTAAATGATATATTGTGGACATCGCCCAATACTTTTGTTGCCTCGGCAAATTGTGGTCGTTATTGCGGGGCAGTAGTGGATTTTGTGGATATTGATTTTCGCACTTATAATATGAGTGTTGAAAAGCTGGAACAAAAATTAGCCTTGGCTAAAGAACAGCACAAGCTACCTAAAGTCGTCATTCCAGTACATTTTTCTGGGCAATCTTGCGAAATGGACAGAATCTCCATACTTGCTAAAGAATATGGTTTTACGGTAATTGAGGACGCATCACATGCCATTGGTAGTCGTTATAAAGGTCAAGAGGTAGGTTGTGGTGCATATTCTGACATGACTATATTCAGTTTTCACCCTGTGAAAATTGTTACCACCGCTGAAGGCGGAATGGTATTAACTAATAAACAAGAGCTTTATGAAAGATTAATCCAATTTCGTAGTCATGGCATTACCAGGAAACAAGAACTGATGACAGAAGAAGCTCATGGTTCTTGGTATTATCAACAGCTTGACTTAGGCTATAACTATCGCATGACAGATATTCAGGCAGCGTTAGGACTTAGCCAAATGGATCGGTTAGATGAATTTGTAATGAGGCGGCAAGGGATAGCAGAAAAATATAATGAAAAACTACAGGGCTTACCCATCGTATTACCATGGCAGCATCCAGATACTTATTCAGCGTATCATTTATATGTAATTTGTTTAGAGGAAGATAAAATAACAAAAACTCATAAACGGGTATTTGAAGAATTACGCCAAGCCGGAATTGGTGTGAATCTGCACTATATACCTGTACATACTCAGCCTTATTACCGTGAATTAGGTTTTGATTGGGGAGACTTTCCGGTTAGTGAGTATTATTACCAAACTGCAATTAGCATTCCTATGTATTCGGCTATGACGGACGCGGATCAAGATTATGTTATTAAAACTCTTAAAGAGGTTTTACTATGA
- a CDS encoding cytidylyltransferase domain-containing protein, with protein sequence MKTVIIVQARMTSTRLPGKVLKTVLDKPLLEYQIERLRRIKLADEIVIAITTNDTDQPIVDFCNRLDLPFFRGSEEDVLSRYYGAAVEHSADVVVRVTSDCPVIDPVLSDGVIDFFFKPQNDYDYLRLFQYPRGLDTEVFTFKALEESYFEAKKQPEREHVTPFLYRHPERYKVKYMTPLEDYSHHRWTVDTPEDFELIKRIIEELYPVKKMFDFVDIIKVIQRNPEWYYINDGVRQKEYGE encoded by the coding sequence ATGAAAACGGTAATTATTGTACAGGCAAGAATGACGTCAACACGTCTACCGGGGAAAGTACTAAAAACTGTTTTAGATAAGCCTTTATTGGAATACCAAATAGAACGTCTTCGAAGAATAAAATTAGCAGATGAAATTGTTATTGCGATAACTACTAATGATACAGATCAACCGATTGTTGATTTTTGCAACCGACTTGATCTCCCTTTTTTTCGTGGATCGGAAGAAGACGTACTCTCTAGGTATTATGGGGCGGCTGTGGAACATAGTGCTGATGTAGTGGTTCGAGTTACATCAGATTGTCCAGTCATTGATCCGGTATTAAGTGATGGAGTGATTGACTTTTTTTTTAAACCGCAAAATGATTATGACTATTTGCGGTTGTTTCAATATCCTCGAGGACTAGATACGGAGGTTTTTACCTTCAAGGCCTTAGAGGAATCTTATTTTGAGGCAAAGAAACAACCTGAAAGGGAGCATGTTACTCCGTTTCTTTATAGGCATCCAGAACGGTATAAGGTAAAATACATGACCCCTCTTGAAGATTATAGTCATCATAGATGGACGGTGGATACACCAGAAGATTTTGAACTGATAAAACGGATTATTGAGGAGTTGTATCCTGTTAAGAAAATGTTTGATTTTGTCGATATAATAAAAGTAATTCAAAGAAATCCAGAGTGGTATTATATTAATGATGGAGTGCGGCAGAAAGAATATGGAGAATAA
- the rfbF gene encoding glucose-1-phosphate cytidylyltransferase: MKVVILAGGFGTRISEESHLKPKPMVEIGGRPILWHIMKIYSYYGFNDFVICLGYKGYCIKEYFAHYFLHEADVTFDFTVPNQQIIHNHHAEPWKVTLVDTGLETMTGGRVKRIQPYIGNESFMLTYGDGVSNVDIGSLVEFHKSHGKFATVTSVQPSGRFGAIEMTAGNVVQGFQEKPQGDGGWINGGFFVLTPKVFDYIKDNSTFFEREPMENLAKDNQLLAYKHDGFWQPMDTIRDKENLESLWQNNKAPWKIWE, from the coding sequence ATGAAAGTAGTAATACTTGCGGGTGGTTTTGGTACACGTATTAGTGAAGAATCCCATTTAAAACCAAAGCCGATGGTGGAAATTGGTGGACGTCCAATTCTCTGGCATATTATGAAAATATATTCTTATTATGGATTTAATGATTTTGTTATTTGTTTAGGTTATAAAGGATATTGCATTAAAGAATATTTTGCCCATTATTTTTTGCATGAAGCAGATGTGACATTTGACTTTACAGTGCCAAATCAGCAAATTATTCATAATCATCATGCTGAACCATGGAAAGTCACCTTGGTGGATACTGGATTAGAGACAATGACTGGAGGACGAGTAAAACGTATACAACCATATATCGGAAATGAATCCTTTATGCTTACCTATGGTGATGGAGTAAGTAATGTAGACATTGGTAGTTTAGTCGAATTTCATAAATCCCATGGGAAATTTGCAACTGTTACTTCTGTTCAGCCCTCAGGGCGTTTTGGTGCGATTGAGATGACTGCTGGAAATGTGGTACAGGGATTCCAAGAAAAACCTCAAGGAGACGGTGGCTGGATTAACGGCGGGTTCTTTGTGTTAACGCCTAAAGTATTTGATTACATTAAAGATAATAGTACTTTTTTTGAACGCGAACCTATGGAGAACCTAGCAAAAGATAATCAGTTACTTGCCTATAAGCATGATGGTTTCTGGCAACCTATGGATACTATACGTGACAAAGAAAATCTGGAAAGCTTATGGCAGAATAATAAAGCGCCATGGAAAATATGGGAATAG
- the rfbG gene encoding CDP-glucose 4,6-dehydratase — MIDKRFWQGRRVFITGHTGFKGSWLCLWLSALGAEVTGYALQPPTEPSLFELCKVDELVKSIIGDVRDGEKLAKVMSKADPEIVIHMAAQALVGDSYRNPVDTYAINVMGTVNVLEAVRTSNGVEAVINVTTDKCYENKEWVWGYRENEPMGGYDPYSSSKGCSELVTSSYRNSFFSPNEYEKHGIGIASARAGNVIGGGDWAKNRLIPDCINFLLKNEKIRIRNPHSIRPWQHVLEPLSGYLLLAQRLYEDGASFAEGWNFGPNDSDAQSVEWVVKKMCEEWGGYASYEVDKGNHPHEARYLKLDCSKAKMKLLWQPSWNLEQALEKIIEWVHAYQAKADMREFCLQQIREYMKS, encoded by the coding sequence ATGATAGATAAAAGATTTTGGCAAGGAAGAAGAGTCTTTATTACTGGGCATACTGGCTTTAAAGGATCTTGGCTCTGTTTATGGTTAAGCGCATTAGGTGCAGAAGTTACTGGATATGCCTTGCAGCCACCCACTGAACCTAGTCTATTTGAGTTGTGTAAGGTTGATGAACTGGTAAAATCGATTATTGGTGATGTGCGTGATGGTGAGAAATTAGCTAAAGTTATGTCAAAGGCTGATCCAGAGATCGTTATACATATGGCTGCGCAGGCGTTAGTAGGAGATTCCTATAGAAATCCTGTAGATACTTATGCTATTAATGTAATGGGGACTGTTAATGTATTGGAAGCCGTACGGACATCTAACGGTGTAGAAGCGGTAATTAATGTGACAACCGACAAATGTTATGAAAATAAAGAATGGGTATGGGGTTATCGAGAAAATGAGCCGATGGGTGGATATGATCCTTACTCCAGTAGTAAGGGGTGTTCTGAATTGGTGACTTCTTCTTATCGGAACTCTTTTTTTAGCCCTAATGAATATGAAAAACATGGTATTGGTATAGCTTCAGCCAGAGCTGGTAATGTCATTGGTGGCGGTGACTGGGCTAAAAATCGTTTGATACCTGATTGTATAAATTTTCTTTTAAAGAATGAAAAGATTAGGATTCGTAATCCTCATTCCATACGTCCTTGGCAACACGTACTAGAGCCTCTTAGTGGATATTTACTATTGGCGCAAAGATTATATGAGGATGGAGCATCTTTTGCCGAAGGCTGGAATTTTGGTCCTAATGACAGTGATGCGCAATCAGTAGAGTGGGTCGTTAAGAAAATGTGCGAGGAATGGGGAGGCTATGCATCTTATGAAGTAGATAAAGGTAACCACCCTCATGAAGCTCGTTATTTAAAGTTGGATTGTTCCAAAGCAAAAATGAAACTCCTTTGGCAACCTAGTTGGAATTTAGAACAGGCATTGGAGAAAATCATTGAATGGGTTCATGCCTATCAAGCAAAGGCTGATATGCGAGAATTTTGCTTGCAACAAATACGAGAATACATGAAATCATAA
- the rfbH gene encoding lipopolysaccharide biosynthesis protein RfbH, protein MSDNTKIEKQLRQQVIEAAIKHYEVKHKRENSFKPGDRISYGGRVFDEKEIINLIDSSLDFWLTTGKYAEKFEKEFAEFLGIRHCSLANSGSSANLLAFMALTSHKLGNRRIKKGDEVITVAAAFPTTVAPIIQYGAIPVFVDVTLPTYNIDITQLEVALSDKTKAVMIAHTLGNPFDLQTVKDFCDAHNLWLIEDNCDALGTKYLYNDDWKYSGTIGHIGTSSFYPPHHMTMGEGGAVYTNDTQLKHIVESFRDWGRDCWCPSGKDDTCKNRFTQQFGELPVGYDHKYVYSHIGYNLKVTDMQAAVGCAQLEKLPFFIEKRKENWKMLREGLDELQDMFILPEATAKSQPSWFGFLLTVREDANFTRDEIVIYLERSGVQTRMLFAGNLLRHPCFDEMRKTSEGYKIIGDLKNTDTIMNRTFWIGVYPGMTNDMIIYILEKIMGFVKI, encoded by the coding sequence ATGAGTGATAATACGAAAATAGAAAAGCAATTAAGACAGCAAGTCATTGAAGCGGCCATTAAGCATTATGAAGTAAAGCATAAAAGAGAAAACAGTTTTAAACCAGGTGATCGTATTTCGTATGGTGGTCGTGTTTTTGATGAAAAAGAGATTATTAATTTAATTGATTCTTCTTTGGATTTCTGGCTAACGACAGGTAAGTATGCTGAAAAATTTGAGAAAGAATTTGCTGAGTTTTTAGGGATAAGGCATTGTTCTTTAGCTAATTCTGGCTCATCGGCTAATCTTTTGGCATTTATGGCACTAACTTCTCATAAGCTTGGTAACCGCAGAATTAAAAAGGGGGATGAAGTCATCACCGTAGCTGCTGCTTTTCCGACAACGGTTGCACCGATTATTCAATATGGGGCGATTCCTGTGTTTGTCGATGTAACATTGCCTACATATAATATTGACATTACGCAATTGGAAGTGGCTTTATCTGATAAAACTAAAGCAGTAATGATTGCCCATACGCTAGGTAATCCTTTTGATTTGCAGACGGTAAAAGATTTTTGCGATGCGCATAATCTATGGTTAATTGAAGATAACTGTGATGCACTGGGAACAAAGTATTTGTATAACGATGATTGGAAATATTCTGGCACAATTGGGCATATTGGCACGTCCAGTTTTTATCCGCCACATCATATGACTATGGGCGAGGGTGGGGCAGTATATACGAATGATACCCAGTTGAAACATATCGTTGAATCTTTTCGGGACTGGGGGCGTGACTGCTGGTGTCCGTCAGGTAAAGATGATACTTGTAAAAATCGGTTTACTCAGCAATTTGGTGAATTGCCTGTAGGATATGATCATAAATATGTGTATTCTCATATAGGATACAACTTAAAAGTGACTGATATGCAGGCTGCAGTTGGGTGTGCCCAACTGGAAAAGTTACCTTTCTTTATTGAAAAGCGCAAAGAGAATTGGAAAATGCTGCGAGAGGGGTTAGATGAATTACAAGATATGTTCATTCTGCCCGAAGCAACAGCTAAATCTCAGCCGAGCTGGTTTGGATTTTTACTAACCGTGAGAGAAGATGCAAATTTTACTCGTGATGAGATAGTAATATATTTAGAGAGAAGTGGTGTACAAACTAGAATGTTGTTTGCGGGCAATTTATTGAGACATCCGTGCTTTGATGAGATGAGAAAAACAAGTGAAGGATATAAAATTATTGGTGATTTAAAGAATACAGATACAATCATGAATCGGACTTTTTGGATAGGAGTCTATCCTGGAATGACAAATGATATGATCATTTATATACTGGAAAAGATAATGGGCTTTGTGAAGATATGA
- a CDS encoding NAD-dependent epimerase/dehydratase family protein, whose protein sequence is MKILVTGATGFLGSNLIKALLKNGHEVCILKRSFSDAWRINEVLSQISTYDIDLCELEKPFKEQGKIDVVIHTATCYGRKGENIKKIIETNILFPLMLLEIASSYGTDVFINVDTFFNINNGLYKYLNEYVLSKKHFLEWAKQFANTGKICLVNTRLEHIYGPHDDETKFTNYVIKSCLRNVSELQLTEGEQKRDFIYIDDVVDAYMLLIKQEGNQVKQFQEYEIGSGQSISIRTFVELVHTIAKSNTRLNFGALPYRENEIMISCANTGKLSGLGWRANVSLKAGISAIINEEFL, encoded by the coding sequence ATGAAGATTTTAGTTACAGGAGCAACAGGTTTCTTAGGGAGTAATCTTATAAAGGCATTGTTGAAAAATGGTCATGAGGTCTGTATTTTAAAACGCAGTTTTTCTGATGCTTGGCGAATAAATGAAGTATTATCACAAATTAGTACATATGATATTGATCTATGTGAATTGGAAAAACCATTTAAAGAGCAAGGAAAGATCGATGTAGTCATTCATACAGCAACTTGCTATGGGAGAAAAGGCGAAAATATTAAAAAAATAATTGAAACTAATATACTGTTTCCATTGATGCTGTTAGAAATAGCAAGTTCTTATGGTACAGATGTGTTTATTAATGTTGATACTTTTTTCAACATTAATAATGGTTTGTATAAGTACTTAAATGAGTATGTTTTATCTAAAAAGCACTTTCTGGAATGGGCTAAACAGTTTGCTAATACTGGAAAAATTTGCTTGGTAAATACAAGATTAGAGCATATTTATGGACCTCATGATGATGAGACTAAATTTACAAATTATGTAATAAAAAGTTGTTTAAGGAATGTTTCAGAATTGCAACTAACAGAGGGAGAACAAAAAAGGGATTTCATATATATAGATGATGTAGTTGATGCTTATATGTTATTGATAAAGCAGGAAGGAAATCAAGTTAAGCAATTTCAAGAATATGAAATAGGTAGTGGTCAATCAATTTCAATTCGGACTTTTGTTGAACTCGTTCATACTATCGCAAAATCAAATACTAGATTAAATTTTGGGGCTCTGCCTTATAGAGAAAATGAAATTATGATATCATGTGCCAACACTGGAAAGCTTAGTGGGTTAGGATGGAGAGCCAATGTATCATTAAAAGCTGGGATTAGTGCAATTATAAATGAGGAATTTTTATAA
- a CDS encoding glycosyltransferase family 2 protein has protein sequence MPKLSICIPTYNRAIDLRRCLESVLSTQDRDIEVVVQDNCSPDQTEQIISSFCDTRIKYYKNDKNIGMVLNIISIIEKATGDFIFFLTDDDCMLPGSIAKVKAFIEKGVDCFTTDAIMYLEKQKQANTYSYFNSNIITCHEDKEKITQIFLSSHILSRCCFKRNLIDIEFLKVHGDNWYPHMLIVLLFYLRSARIGYLAEPIVMHTWENETFWGVSPYNFKELHQGQVNIIMSVYPQIDEEMFNCLVYNFSIIKGYIHEDFNEILTVEKKKEILYELKKIEIKKQNSEVNASILKIANKKTFIWGTGKAAQYCYDVLLKRGLGEIVIGFIENNPLKWNSCFNKKKIYSPSALHDIKDTCMVLIGSMYYSEIGIELEQLGFEKVNDKVFLLRKETRHNNK, from the coding sequence ATGCCTAAATTATCAATTTGTATTCCAACCTATAATCGAGCAATAGACTTAAGAAGGTGTCTTGAATCAGTGTTAAGTACTCAAGATAGGGATATTGAGGTTGTTGTGCAAGATAATTGTTCTCCTGATCAGACGGAACAGATTATTAGTTCATTTTGCGACACTAGAATCAAATATTATAAAAATGACAAAAATATTGGAATGGTTTTAAATATAATATCTATTATTGAGAAAGCAACTGGGGATTTTATCTTCTTTTTGACTGATGATGATTGTATGCTACCTGGGAGTATCGCTAAAGTTAAAGCCTTTATAGAGAAAGGGGTTGACTGTTTTACCACGGATGCAATTATGTACTTGGAAAAACAGAAACAAGCGAATACTTATAGTTATTTTAATAGTAATATTATTACTTGTCATGAAGATAAAGAAAAAATCACACAGATATTTTTGTCATCACATATATTATCTAGATGTTGTTTTAAAAGAAATCTAATTGATATTGAATTTTTAAAAGTACATGGTGATAATTGGTACCCTCACATGCTGATAGTACTTTTGTTTTATTTGCGTTCAGCAAGAATAGGATATCTTGCTGAACCAATAGTTATGCACACATGGGAAAATGAGACGTTTTGGGGTGTGTCGCCTTATAATTTTAAAGAGTTACATCAAGGTCAGGTTAATATCATTATGTCAGTGTATCCACAAATTGATGAAGAAATGTTTAATTGCCTAGTCTATAATTTTTCTATAATTAAGGGTTATATTCATGAAGATTTTAATGAAATTTTAACAGTTGAAAAAAAGAAGGAAATATTGTATGAACTAAAAAAGATAGAAATAAAAAAACAAAATAGTGAAGTAAACGCGAGTATATTGAAAATAGCTAATAAAAAAACGTTTATATGGGGTACAGGTAAGGCAGCACAATATTGTTATGATGTATTATTAAAGCGTGGTTTGGGCGAAATAGTCATTGGATTTATTGAGAATAATCCATTAAAGTGGAATAGTTGTTTCAATAAGAAGAAAATATATTCACCTAGTGCCTTGCATGACATAAAAGATACATGTATGGTACTTATAGGGTCAATGTATTATAGTGAAATTGGTATTGAGTTGGAGCAGTTAGGATTTGAGAAGGTAAATGATAAGGTCTTTTTATTAAGAAAGGAAACACGACATAACAATAAATAA
- a CDS encoding glycosyltransferase family 8 protein: protein MNNDYKNDFGVKKKYQGEVIHVAISIHDPIGTYAKHAGATIASIFANTSVSVCIHILHDETLTQENRKKFEKLSENFNQEIRFHLVVLPENILSYKYERVTQGALFRLLLPDILTEEKIIYFDCDVIVDLDINILWGICIKGYPLAAVRDGGISYWDDQKKYLTKKNGMQIEKYFNSGVLVLNLKYIRENHCLAKEAFDFLETHQERAFQDQDALNFLFQKKYLPLHEDFNSFAMVKGDKYESGKIWHWAWNKPWDRFISMVDILYWKYLSLTSWSSDAFHLFSVLQYSNDAERKIIIFGAGSAGEKVCRNLPAQIEYFVDNGQAKWGDYLNGIPIRSPECLLNEDIKSVIIIVASQYHSEISKQLLNMGFKKYVNFL, encoded by the coding sequence ATGAACAATGATTACAAAAATGATTTTGGTGTAAAAAAAAAGTATCAAGGGGAAGTAATTCATGTTGCTATTTCTATCCACGATCCAATCGGTACATATGCTAAACATGCAGGGGCAACAATAGCCTCAATTTTTGCAAATACTTCAGTGTCAGTGTGCATACATATCCTACATGATGAAACGTTAACCCAAGAGAATAGAAAGAAATTCGAAAAACTATCAGAGAATTTTAATCAGGAAATAAGGTTTCATTTAGTAGTACTTCCCGAAAACATATTATCTTATAAATATGAACGAGTTACTCAAGGAGCATTATTTCGCCTATTACTGCCTGATATATTGACTGAGGAGAAAATAATTTATTTTGACTGTGATGTTATTGTAGATTTAGATATTAATATATTATGGGGTATTTGTATAAAAGGATATCCGCTTGCAGCTGTTAGAGATGGTGGAATATCATATTGGGACGATCAAAAAAAATATCTAACTAAAAAAAATGGTATGCAGATAGAGAAATATTTTAATTCAGGAGTATTGGTTTTAAATTTAAAATATATACGTGAAAATCATTGTCTTGCAAAAGAGGCTTTTGATTTCCTTGAGACACATCAAGAACGTGCATTTCAAGATCAAGATGCATTGAATTTTTTATTTCAAAAAAAATATTTGCCTTTACATGAGGATTTCAACAGTTTTGCAATGGTTAAGGGTGATAAATATGAAAGCGGAAAAATATGGCATTGGGCATGGAATAAACCTTGGGATAGATTTATAAGTATGGTTGATATACTTTATTGGAAATATTTATCACTTACGTCTTGGAGCAGTGATGCCTTTCATTTATTTTCCGTATTGCAATATAGTAATGATGCTGAAAGAAAAATTATTATATTTGGTGCTGGCAGTGCTGGTGAGAAGGTTTGTAGGAATTTGCCAGCGCAAATTGAATATTTTGTAGATAATGGTCAAGCTAAATGGGGTGACTATCTAAATGGAATTCCCATTCGTTCTCCAGAATGTTTGCTTAATGAAGATATAAAAAGTGTAATAATTATTGTTGCAAGTCAATATCACTCTGAAATATCAAAGCAACTTTTAAACATGGGATTTAAAAAATATGTAAACTTTTTGTAA
- a CDS encoding glycosyltransferase, which translates to MGDIPLVSVIIDNYNYGRFIGEAIESVLRQTFTNYELIIVDDGSNDNSRGIIDSYYHKHSEKIVLVYKENGGQASAFNAGFKVAKGDIIAFLDSDDYWFEEKLAKVVEAHKEHAIVQHNLIKGEKKFYDILESPYRQAWFRQYGYYDNFVPTSALSFTHKLLNKIFPIPETNAVKICADAYIIGHALYLDNIYSIEDCLGFYRVHGNNLFYCAGDDERLGKITVALNETFVAKGLRSVPFHKTQADALVSAIEIKSEFTYLIYGTGTAALKLYDRIIENGAKVSYFSDSNPQKWGSFIDKIKVVEPENIKMERNKFDKIVIGSSYIEDILVKLSELGFIPQLDIVYPGMTTLKGSNRDE; encoded by the coding sequence ATGGGTGATATTCCTTTAGTCTCGGTTATCATTGATAATTATAACTATGGTCGTTTTATCGGAGAAGCTATTGAGTCGGTATTAAGACAGACATTTACAAATTATGAATTAATAATCGTCGATGACGGTTCTAACGATAATTCACGAGGAATCATTGACAGTTATTATCATAAACATTCTGAAAAAATTGTGCTAGTATACAAAGAGAATGGTGGACAGGCTTCAGCATTTAATGCAGGTTTTAAAGTCGCTAAAGGGGATATTATAGCTTTTTTAGATAGTGATGACTATTGGTTTGAGGAAAAATTAGCAAAAGTTGTAGAAGCCCATAAGGAACATGCTATTGTACAGCATAATCTTATTAAAGGTGAAAAAAAATTCTATGATATTTTAGAAAGTCCTTATAGACAAGCGTGGTTTAGACAATATGGCTATTATGATAATTTTGTGCCAACTTCCGCTTTATCTTTTACACATAAGCTTTTAAATAAAATATTTCCTATTCCAGAAACGAATGCAGTAAAAATATGTGCGGATGCATATATAATCGGACATGCTTTATATCTTGACAATATATACTCAATAGAGGATTGCTTAGGTTTTTATCGTGTACATGGCAATAATCTTTTTTATTGTGCAGGTGATGATGAACGGTTAGGTAAAATTACTGTGGCATTAAATGAAACTTTTGTAGCAAAAGGCTTACGATCTGTTCCGTTTCATAAAACCCAGGCGGATGCCTTAGTAAGTGCTATAGAAATAAAGTCTGAGTTTACATATTTAATATATGGAACTGGGACAGCTGCTTTAAAACTTTATGATCGTATTATCGAAAATGGTGCTAAAGTATCTTACTTTAGTGATTCTAATCCGCAAAAATGGGGAAGCTTTATTGATAAAATTAAAGTTGTTGAACCAGAGAATATTAAAATGGAAAGAAATAAGTTTGATAAAATCGTAATAGGTAGTAGTTATATCGAAGATATTTTAGTAAAATTGAGCGAACTAGGATTTATACCACAACTTGATATAGTTTACCCTGGAATGACTACACTCAAGGGTAGCAACAGAGATGAATGA
- a CDS encoding glycosyltransferase family 2 protein: MNGDHLVSVIIDNYNYGRFIGEAIESVLRQSYRNYELIIVDDGSTDNSREIIDSYYQQNSDKIVAIYKENGGQASAFNAGFKIAKGEVVAFLDSDDYWSEDKLGKIVEIHKEHAIVQHNLIRGEMKFVNVLETGSIQLLFKKFGFFGKVMPTSALSFNYDVLNKVFPIPEVDAVRICADAYIISHALYYKNIYSLDECLGTYRVHGNNHFYCAGDDIERSGKIVATLNETLQTKGLEPVPCHKTQADALVSAMAVKSELSYLIYGTGTVALKLYDYIIANGGKVNYFSDSNLQKWGTFINDVEVINPEKIKLIREDFDKVVIGSSYIEDIVKNLGDLGLRPQVDVVFPGIDLKG; the protein is encoded by the coding sequence ATGAATGGTGATCATTTAGTCTCAGTCATTATTGATAATTATAACTATGGTCGTTTTATTGGAGAAGCTATTGAGTCGGTATTACGGCAGTCATATAGAAATTACGAATTAATAATCGTTGATGATGGATCTACGGATAATTCACGGGAAATCATTGATAGTTACTATCAACAGAATTCTGATAAAATTGTAGCGATATATAAAGAAAATGGTGGGCAGGCTTCGGCATTTAATGCAGGTTTTAAAATAGCAAAAGGAGAAGTTGTAGCCTTTTTAGATAGTGATGACTATTGGTCTGAAGATAAATTGGGAAAAATTGTTGAGATTCATAAGGAGCATGCCATTGTTCAGCATAATCTTATAAGAGGTGAAATGAAATTTGTTAATGTCTTAGAAACCGGTTCTATACAGTTACTATTTAAAAAATTTGGCTTTTTTGGTAAAGTTATGCCAACGTCTGCATTGTCTTTCAATTACGATGTTCTAAATAAAGTATTTCCCATACCTGAGGTTGATGCAGTGCGAATTTGTGCTGATGCTTATATTATAAGTCATGCATTATATTATAAAAATATTTACTCTCTTGATGAATGCTTGGGGACGTACCGTGTACACGGCAACAATCATTTTTATTGTGCAGGCGATGATATTGAACGAAGTGGTAAAATTGTTGCAACTTTGAATGAAACACTGCAAACAAAAGGGTTAGAGCCTGTGCCTTGCCATAAAACGCAAGCTGATGCTTTAGTAAGTGCAATGGCAGTAAAATCGGAATTGTCTTATCTAATATATGGTACCGGGACAGTAGCCTTAAAACTCTATGATTATATTATTGCTAACGGGGGAAAAGTCAATTACTTTAGTGATTCTAACCTGCAGAAGTGGGGGACTTTTATTAATGATGTGGAAGTAATAAATCCAGAGAAGATCAAACTTATTCGTGAAGACTTTGATAAAGTAGTAATAGGCAGTAGTTACATAGAAGATATTGTAAAGAATTTAGGCGATTTAGGATTAAGGCCGCAAGTGGACGTTGTCTTTCCTGGAATAGACTTGAAAGGATGA